One genomic segment of Desulfomicrobium sp. ZS1 includes these proteins:
- a CDS encoding LysM peptidoglycan-binding domain-containing protein, translating to MRRAVLLILALCFLTSITKPGFSEKPLRLFFEKNIRVEQKTGDKHIVKQGEWLYKILESKGYSATQIQRILPDITALNPHIPDINRLMPGQVIQIPEASSAADTGIRRPPPLAAPKSYAKTPYVVRTGDTLIQILKAQGVPNSLIYSQYLDLFLELNPEVPNTNTLRVGQEIILPVTNQAEKVMAPVPSPAPAAQRAPKSEQTVVTQTAAPSQTAPARSTSARSAPAPIQPLQKQPEPSAPEPGQAPAAVLPITPPASSDSAGSADSIGQSGATNATAEKKRTPVSGLPFVKTVLEQMRFKFLPGDESMFPLPGSEWLVVKMSETPLLDAPWGDKILFCPVPKNAQWIGNANKLGMKVCTISPRWSLQEVLEKLSSTFPKHFRLWGAGKELVLSRNGVGVTLLSPQMAIMERGGQKRIHMIWSRQTPDSPPLPQGLHEVLDEAQVKIIELDAYNELSRLPSRARDSIYVPVATHLEIIRAMNPSNPEKTFGQTMPDTLNSLLQLLRHKDLLRQGMIQAAWYEGAQNRIAVQVPAWTVSGGTGKIAILDRRFSDPFLVSVLSHEGYTCFILPD from the coding sequence ATGAGACGTGCAGTTCTTCTTATTCTTGCTCTATGCTTCCTGACAAGCATAACCAAGCCGGGATTTTCAGAAAAACCGCTGCGCCTTTTCTTTGAAAAAAATATCCGCGTTGAGCAAAAAACCGGCGACAAGCATATCGTCAAACAGGGCGAATGGCTCTACAAGATACTGGAATCAAAAGGCTACTCCGCCACGCAAATTCAACGCATCCTGCCGGACATCACAGCTCTGAACCCGCACATCCCGGACATCAACCGGCTGATGCCGGGGCAGGTCATCCAGATCCCCGAAGCGTCCTCCGCCGCCGACACCGGCATCAGACGCCCCCCGCCCTTGGCGGCGCCGAAATCATACGCAAAAACGCCCTACGTCGTGCGCACGGGAGATACACTGATCCAGATCCTCAAGGCGCAAGGGGTGCCGAACAGCTTGATCTACAGCCAATATCTGGACCTGTTCCTCGAACTCAATCCAGAGGTTCCGAACACCAACACCTTGCGCGTCGGACAGGAGATCATCCTGCCGGTCACAAACCAAGCGGAAAAAGTCATGGCGCCTGTCCCGAGTCCTGCGCCTGCTGCGCAGCGGGCCCCAAAATCTGAACAAACTGTCGTGACGCAAACCGCAGCACCCAGCCAGACGGCCCCCGCCCGGAGCACCTCCGCGCGGAGCGCCCCCGCCCCGATCCAGCCCCTGCAAAAGCAGCCTGAGCCTTCAGCACCAGAGCCTGGGCAAGCGCCAGCGGCCGTGCTGCCCATAACGCCCCCGGCTTCTTCGGACAGTGCAGGGAGCGCGGACAGCATCGGACAATCCGGCGCAACAAACGCCACCGCAGAAAAAAAACGCACGCCCGTATCCGGCCTGCCGTTCGTCAAAACCGTGCTGGAACAAATGCGTTTCAAATTCTTGCCGGGGGACGAAAGCATGTTTCCCCTGCCAGGCTCGGAATGGCTGGTCGTCAAAATGTCCGAAACCCCGCTCCTGGATGCGCCCTGGGGAGACAAGATCCTCTTCTGTCCCGTGCCCAAAAACGCCCAGTGGATCGGAAACGCCAACAAATTGGGCATGAAGGTCTGCACCATCTCACCCCGCTGGAGCCTGCAGGAAGTACTGGAAAAACTCTCGTCCACTTTTCCGAAACATTTTCGTCTCTGGGGCGCGGGCAAGGAACTGGTACTTTCACGCAACGGCGTCGGCGTGACCCTCTTGTCTCCACAAATGGCCATCATGGAACGCGGCGGCCAAAAACGCATTCACATGATCTGGTCCAGACAGACTCCGGACTCACCGCCTTTGCCCCAGGGACTGCACGAAGTGCTTGATGAGGCGCAGGTCAAGATCATTGAACTGGATGCATACAACGAACTTTCCCGCCTGCCGTCACGGGCTCGCGACTCCATCTACGTTCCCGTGGCCACGCACCTGGAAATCATCCGGGCCATGAACCCGAGCAATCCCGAAAAGACCTTCGGCCAGACCATGCCCGACACGCTCAACTCACTGCTGCAGCTCTTGCGCCACAAGGATTTGTTGCGCCAGGGCATGATCCAGGCCGCCTGGTACGAAGGAGCGCAAAATCGCATCGCGGTGCAGGTTCCGGCCTGGACTGTGTCCGGCGGGACAGGAAAAATCGCCATATTGGACCGGCGTTTTTCCGATCCATTCCTCGTATCTGTCCTCTCTCATGAAGGCTACACCTGCTTTATTCTTCCCGACTGA